GTGTGCGGAGACAGCTACGCCTTGGGTTATCAAGCCGGCGCGGCTGTGCGGGATTTAGAATTCATCCAGTTCCATCCGGCTGTTACCGTCTCTACACCTAGGCTGGTGTTCTCTACTTCTCCTTTTGCCGACGGAGCTGTTTTCAGAAACCGCCATGGTGAAGCTTATATGAAACGTTACTCTCCTCAGGGGGATATGGCTACCAGAGATATTATGGCCCGGGCTAATTTTAAAGAAATTGCCGAAGACAGAGGCACGGAGGGGGGCGGTGTCATTGCTGACTTTTCAGCAGTGCCGGCGGAAGTAATGACCAGAAATTATCCGGATATCTGTGGGGCTCTGCAAGGTTCAACAATGATTGAAGTGGCGCCGGCCCAGCATTTTATGAATGGCGGAATTGCAATGGATTCAGAATGCCGCAGTTCAATACCGGGTTTATGGGTATGTGGTGAAGCCGCCGGGGGATTGCATGGAGCTAATCGCTTGGCAGGTAATGCCTTAACAGAAGCAGCTGTATTTGGCAGACGGGCGGGCAGATTAGCGGCTAACGGTTGTAAACAGTCAAGAAGTGTTTGGAGTGTCTCCCTGATAGAGAACTATCTTAAAGAACGCTATGGGAGATGGGCTGATTTAGGGATCTCTGCAGATTTAACCCCAACTAACTCGTGGTCAGAACTCAAGCAGGAATTAAAGCAGTGTATGAGTCTTTACGCCGGAGTGGTTCGTACAGAGAAAGGGCTGGGAAAGGCAAAAGGGAATTTGCTGAGCATTTCAGACCGATTAACTAATTGGCCCTTCAAAAGTTATGGAGATTTGCTTCGTTATTGTGAACTGAAAATGATGCTCCTTGCAGCAAACTTAATTATTAATGCCTGCCTGAAAAGGCCAGTAAGCATGGGATCACACTATCGTGAAGATTAAAAGGAAGGGCAGAAAACCTAATAGAAGCGAAGGAGGATGAAACTTTGGGTAAATTGCTGGAACATCACAGTAAGAAAATAATTGCCGATGCCGGGGTCTTGGTGCCGAGGAACTGTGTGGTTCGGAACCCGGAGGAAGCGGCTGAGAAAGCTCAGGAGATTGGTTGTCAAGTTGTTTTAAAGGCTTTGGTTCCCGTTGGTAAACGAGGAAAAGCCGGAGCCATAAAATTCGCAGCCAACCCTGTGGAGGCTGCAGCCCGCTGTCAAGAGCTGTTAGGGATGACGGTAAGTCATTTCCCAGTGGAAAAAGTATTAGTTGAGGAGAAACTCTCCATTGCGCAGGAGTGGTATCTGTCCATAACAATTGATAAAAAAGCTCAGGCTCCCGTGGTTATAGCCAGTTTGGAAGGCGGTGTGGATGTAGAAATATTGAGCAGGGAGCATCCTGAAAAAGTTATCACCCATCTTATTGATCCTGTTCTTGGCATGGCAGATTTTGAGGCTA
This Desulfosporosinus orientis DSM 765 DNA region includes the following protein-coding sequences:
- a CDS encoding FAD-dependent oxidoreductase, encoding MVMELQQYFTDVLIIGAGLAGLSAAVEAAGAGKRVMIACKGRVGRSGNTVITQNNMAVVWDALRTNDSIEGHIEDTLIGGGHLNDPDLVQVLAAEAAESIGWLMEHGVRFQRDKEDLLIKGSPGHTRFRIIRAVGVTKSNRTLGLALSVPLAEKAEALGAEFLERILIVSLLVEEGRVCGAIGLDRNKAGLSLICAGSVIIAGGGAGGLFQLSTNVPDVCGDSYALGYQAGAAVRDLEFIQFHPAVTVSTPRLVFSTSPFADGAVFRNRHGEAYMKRYSPQGDMATRDIMARANFKEIAEDRGTEGGGVIADFSAVPAEVMTRNYPDICGALQGSTMIEVAPAQHFMNGGIAMDSECRSSIPGLWVCGEAAGGLHGANRLAGNALTEAAVFGRRAGRLAANGCKQSRSVWSVSLIENYLKERYGRWADLGISADLTPTNSWSELKQELKQCMSLYAGVVRTEKGLGKAKGNLLSISDRLTNWPFKSYGDLLRYCELKMMLLAANLIINACLKRPVSMGSHYRED